The genomic interval CACATGGAGATGAGTGTTTGTATAAGGACTGTCCATTATCAGTCCCAGCTGTCACCATTAAACTCACTCAGATTTCTTTTTCACAGGATACCAAAGACCATAACCAAAACAAGGACGGAAGATGAAGTACTGGGCTTGCTATTTCTGGTAATACTTTATTGACAAATGCGTGGGAATTATAGGTGCCTCTTAAAAAGACATTGCAAGACGGGTCCATACAGTGAGCACAGCCGCCAAAGCTAGATTTACATCTTCATCTTCTACAATGCAATTAATGTTGATATCATGTTAATAATTTATGAAAGTTTTTATAAAAGCATATTAACAAATAATGCAGTAAAACAATATGAACAGAGAGGAAGGACCTCTAGAGTGACTTGCATGACTCAAAGTAGGTGTCAAGAGAAACAGTCAATGGCAAAGCGGCTTGGCTGAGCTCAGTGTGGGGGTAGGATTCAGGAAGAGTGCACTCAGTACCGTTTAAGTGCCAATTCAGTCTCTTTTTAGGGGTCTGAAGTGCTGTGGATCAGTATTGTTTTTCTTAGCGTTTGTTTGAAATTTTTCAGGCGCACAGTACATAATACTCAAAACTGATGTGTCACAAGGCATAGtgagtaaaatataaataattgaCGTTTTTGTATCGTTACAAAGAGAAACAATAAGCACTTTAAAGATCTTAAATATAGTTCTGTGGAGGTGACTAATATAAATGTGCCAGGAACCCTCAGTTGTGTTATGATGGTCATGGATCGACTTTTCAAGTGGAAGTTTAAAGGCTGCATGGGAAATCTGGGAAATCTTCAAAGAGGGAACACTGGAACTGGACCATAGGAGTGATTAAGACATCGCTTTAGCATGTAAACCAGAAAAGCCAAAGTTTTGGAATCTGAGCTGACCAATAATACAACTGAAACACTGGCACAATAGCGCCACCTTTCTCTCGCAAGGGAGATCAATTTCCCGAAGCATTTATTCAATGggataaagaaagaaaaatgcaCGCAGGAAGTCATTATGAAACATAATAACCCAACTCCCTtcgctaaaaaaaaatacccctgAACGTCATcaagataaaaaatataatacGTGTAGTATCGTACAAAGAAACAGAACGATATACACCTATATCCTGTTACTCCAATGTAACTCTCCACTATAAACCGCTCGCTTTTGCACTAACATAGATTACGCCATACAAATAGAAAaggatttaaaataaataaataataataataataataataaatgaaaaacacataaaatcaataaAGTACAAATGCAGGATGTCGCTTAATTGTTTTACCTGGACACTCGGATACCTGAAATGGAGCGCAAACATGATGCGGAAATGGGAGGTaccctgaattttttttaaatatatagttTACTTATGGTATTTAACCAAGCCCTTTGCAAAAGCCACGGCGTTCTGCTGCCTGATGGCGGAATACGGGCCGGACTGGGGAATTGGTACACTACAGGATCGATGTCAGCCCATGGATTTGAGTGGACGAAATACAAAATCTATATAAAAAGTAAGAAATAACTAAAACTAACTAAAAGCAACCCAAAGTCTGCAATTAAAGGTAATCAaccattttataaaaaaattggCCTACGCAAATACATGAGATGGGTGTTCTGtcgataaccctaaccctaagcctaaccctaagcctaaccccaaaacccctaaaacccttaccttaaccctaacccctaaaacctaaccctaatcccaaaacggtggaactgcacatgagcaaaaaggctcgatagcacgtctcgataggtagtatttttcgacagaacaccgcCCATGTTTAAAACAATGATTTAAAAAGACTTTTAtgatagggtgaccagataatccatgtcatcccggacaccttgagctacttcaggtaaCTACCCTAAAaccgaaaggctcctgtgcttggttAAATAgctcagttcttcttgtgctttgacaggtttgtttctttgactgaaagactcatccagctgtttcacattaacattagtgacacgtgcatgattataggagactgaccaatcagcacacagcaagaactcggtacttaagtgaaatccaggtccttttaattgaaatggtaggttagaaatcctgtcctagctcaaagtgtccgggatgacatggattatctggtcaccctaatatAACGGGACACCTTGAGGGCGCTATCCCTCCTCAGCGTGAGAAACACAAGGTGAACGGCTTGAAATGCGTGAGTCTCACGGTCAATGCCTTGAGAGCCCCGTTACTCTATGTAGAAGcggtggtgtgtggttcagtggttTAGGCTTCTGTACCCATGAATGGAAAGATGTTGGTCCAAATCACTTGATCAGCAAAGTGATGTCAttattgggcccttgagcaatgcCCTAGACCTGAATTACTCCAGGGTAGCTAGAAATTCtaggccccctgacaaaatatcAACTTTACTTAGGTCCCCCACATAAACAGAGGGCACCACCGTTGTTTTGTGGGGTCCCACAGTAGAATAACTTTCCCTGAGTGTATAATTAGAAATTTTGCATATTTAGGGCCCCATATAAAGTGTCCTGTGTCTGCCAGAGTATCCATGACCCTCCGACATCCCTGCTCCAGGGGCTGGTCGACCTGCTTTTTCAATTGTAAGTTGCactggataaaagtgtctgttaaataaataaatggttaTGGTAAGAATCGCCGTAGGCTATCAGTTTAGatttgaaatttaatctatGCCAGTAGCTTCTGTTCAATAGATTCACCAATGTTGTCTCAGTGCTCTATCAGTTTGCAGCTAATAGAATTCTGATTCTAATCAGCCAGCCGTTTTTCAGATTCATTGTTCCTCAGTCGCCAGGTTTCCAGTTTCTCTCTGTTGTGCTCTTCTCTCCAGATCAGTTTTCGATGTAAGTTCTTTAGAGTGTGGTCACTAGGTAACCTCTGTTTATTGCACTGTGTTTCCTGATGAGAGCCTGCATTTCTCTCTGAActccacatactgtacatttcaaTGGCAAACTAGCTGACCAGTGGTTATCTAAAGGTGAGTTTAAAGTACTTATCTTCCTACTATATTTGCATAATAACTTTGTGGAACATACTCACTTAATGTTAAGACTACCAAGTCAATTTGatagtatttatatatttcaatgtatgaatttaatgattatgattattatttaaattagaatCAATCAAATTGTGAACAATTACTTTAGGTTGCAGTCATTTTGTTAAGTGTTTTTGATTAATCTCATATGGGACTCTTTGCTTAAAAACAGGTACGCTGTGACGTAAAACCGGGTACTGGAGCTCAGCATGAACGATCATCAAAACCTAGACCCCTTAAAAGAAATTTCCTTTAATGAAAAAGTAGTTTTTTATGCCAGTCATGACTTGGCCCTGAGACAGAGTAAGGAGTTTGCTGTTCTTCCCCGAACTGTAAAGAATGTCAGTCTGTGGAACCTAAACCCTCCCGATTTCTCTCCAAAGTTGTATAAATCTCTGGGTTTGCCACAGAAAAATCAGGAAAAAAGGCGCCCACCTTTAATCATGTCATCTAGTCATACCTTTAAGAATATCACAAAGATGACCTCATCAATTTTACATGACACTCGTGCAAAGAAGGTGCCTGAGCCTTTTGTGTTGCGGTACCACCCCCCCGACTCACTGGAATCCAAACTCATGTTTGTCAAGTTTGGCAAATATCCAGATCTTCCCTACAGGGACCCCAGACCCCATGATTTCAGACAAGTAAGTTGTGGAAATGCAATAATCATGTGATTTTAATGAATTTCTATCACTGTGTGAATTTATTGTAGTAATATTATGTCATATTATGTTATTATGTCATGATATTTACGCTGTCTTCACTATTTTTAGTATTCTGATGACATGCCAGACATAGTGACCACAACTGAGAAGGACCCCAATAATCTGAACTTTAAATCACAACACTTGAGCACTAGTAAGTAAAATAAACTAAATTTCTTTGCCatcataaaataattttttggaAATTGTTCATCTTCCTTGGCGCCCCCCAGACAGCACACATTTAGGCTCCCtcccatatttttgctccctcccgtcCCCGCCAGACTgcccatatttttgctccctgtggTCCtcgaggaccaggttgggaaacaatGATCTATACATTTCCTGTGTCAAGCAGCTGCTTTAAATGATTTACTTAGTAAAACCCAGTATCATTCCAGCATTTGTTCAGATAATCATATGTCACCTTTATGGGGAGGACAGTGATACAAAGTCTCATTTGCTTCTACAGGGAGACTTCAGAGTGCTTTGAAAATAGCACATTTCACTTCAGTTGGACAGACTAGATCTTTAGAAGATACTCACCAGCATGAAAGGCTGCAGAGATTTGACACCTTTTTGACAGCAGAACCCAAATGGGATGCCGAGCTGATCCTGCCGAAGAATCCCTGGCCAAATAAATCAGCCTCATACACGGTGAGCACACTTACCAGTGATCTCTGGCTGCTCACTTTGAAACCATAGTAAATGTACTGTTCTGTTTCACGAGCACTTCTACCTACAATTTCTAGTTGTACACTCaatggccactttattaggtacacctgcttgTTTGCACCAACATCCTATACCTACAGACAGGATCATCTGCCTGCAattcaaatacaaataaagcacAGAGACCGCAAGGTGTTCAGTTACTGTTTGAAAAAAATTTAGAATGGGCAATAAGGGTGATACAGTATAAGTGGTTTTGAACGTGTTAAGCCTGTTGATGCTAGATGTGGTGGTTCCAGTATCTGACATGCAAAAATGTCATGGATAAAACACCATAAGCAGGGATGGATGCAAGTATTTATATTTACCCTTTTATCTGAGAGTATAGTTTAAACAATCTGGTAGCAGCTGATTCCTGCATTAGTATTATttcccccccactataaatgcCATCAGTTactgtggtagttatgggtcgCTCAGGTAGGAATGCTTCTTCACTTTGCTGTATTGACATCTCTTGCGCTTTATTTGCAGCG from Paramormyrops kingsleyae isolate MSU_618 chromosome 9, PKINGS_0.4, whole genome shotgun sequence carries:
- the c9h7orf78 gene encoding putative uncharacterized protein C7orf78 homolog, whose product is MEQWSGDGIVEQWSGGGTVEQWSGGGTVEQWSGGGTVEQWSGGGTVEQWSGGGIMEQWSGGGTVEQWSGGGTVEQCLHERLWAPGCPQKGKLNGSVFDNVSLWNLNPPDFSPKLYKSLGLPQKNQEKRRPPLIMSSSHTFKNITKMTSSILHDTRAKKVPEPFVLRYHPPDSLESKLMFVKFGKYPDLPYRDPRPHDFRQYSDDMPDIVTTTEKDPNNLNFKSQHLSTRRLQSALKIAHFTSVGQTRSLEDTHQHERLQRFDTFLTAEPKWDAELILPKNPWPNKSASYTRHRRRRGLYSAFMDRVEEKLPILWKNC